The proteins below come from a single Esox lucius isolate fEsoLuc1 chromosome 7, fEsoLuc1.pri, whole genome shotgun sequence genomic window:
- the adora2b gene encoding adenosine receptor A2b isoform X1 → MFAEMNMYYIAFEILIAVFSISGNVLVCWAVAINTNLKTATNYFLVSLAVADILVGCLAIPFAITISIGIVLDFYGCLFLACFVLVLTQSSIFSLLAVAVDRYLAVKIPLRYKELVTGSRARIIIAVLWILSFVIGLIPFLGWNRKGTTCCQNVSYSQTGSAAQDNTSTTAGRDPDSATDCLKSCKLPCLFESVVDMHYMVYFNFFGCVLPPLFIMLGIYVKIFTVARKQMHEIELKCSVSSNGDSQHHGLLQREIRAAKSLSIIVGLFALCWLPVHILNCLTLFKGLYKHPLVMFTAIMLSHANSAVNPVIYAYRIQDFRNTFRKILTRYVMCQREELYLHSSNGSSRNRDQIHMTIDPLI, encoded by the exons atgtttgctGAGATGAATATGTACTACATAGCATTTGAAATATTAATAGCAGTTTTTTCCATCTCTGGGAATGTGTTGGTTTGCTGGGCTGTCGCCATCAACACCAATTTGAAAACCGCTACGAACTATTTTTTGGTGTCTTTAGCTGTGGCAGATATTTTGGTGGGTTGCCTTGCCATCCCCTTTGCCATAACCATAAGCATCGGTATTGTTTTGGACTTCTATGGATGTCTTTTCCTTGCCTGTTTTGTACTGGTACTGACACAAAGCTCAATTTTTAGCCTCCTTGCAGTTGCAGTTGACAGATATTTGGCTGTGAAAATACCCCTCAG GTACAAGGAGCTGGTGACGGGATCCCGGGCCAGAATTATCATTGCCGTACTGTGGATCTTGTCCTTTGTCATTGGTCTCATTCCATTCCTGGGGTGGAACCGGAAAGGGACCACCTGCTGCCAGAATGTCTCTTACAGCCAGACCGGCAGTGCTGCGCAGGACAACACCAGCACCACCGCCGGCCGTGATCCGGACAGCGCAACGGACTGCCTGAAGAGCTGCAAACTCCCCTGCCTCTTTGAGAGTGTGGTAGACATGCACTACATGGTGTACTTCAACTTCTTCGGCTGCGTCCTGCCTCCTCTGTTCATCATGCTGGGCATCTACGTGAAGATCTTCACTGTGGCCCGCAAGCAGATGCACGAGATTGAGCTCAAGTGCTCGGTGAGCAGCAATGGGGACAGCCAGCATCATGGGCTGCTGCAGCGTGAGATCCGCGCTGCCAAGTCTCTTTCCATCATCGTAGGGCTGTTTGCCCTCTGCTGGCTGCCTGTGCACATCCTCAACTGCCTGACCTTATTCAAGGGCCTGTACAAGCATCCCCTCGTCATGTTCACAGCCATCATGCTGTCACACGCAAACTCGGCTGTCAACCCAGTCATCTACGCCTACCGCATCCAGGACTTCAGGAACACGTTCCGCAAGATCCTGACACGTTATGTCATGTGTCAGAGGGAGGAGCTCTACCTGCACTCCTCCAATGGGAGCAGTCGGAACAGAGACCAGATTCACATGACCATTGACCCTTTAATTTGA
- the adora2b gene encoding adenosine receptor A2b isoform X2 has protein sequence MYNSMKRYKELVTGSRARIIIAVLWILSFVIGLIPFLGWNRKGTTCCQNVSYSQTGSAAQDNTSTTAGRDPDSATDCLKSCKLPCLFESVVDMHYMVYFNFFGCVLPPLFIMLGIYVKIFTVARKQMHEIELKCSVSSNGDSQHHGLLQREIRAAKSLSIIVGLFALCWLPVHILNCLTLFKGLYKHPLVMFTAIMLSHANSAVNPVIYAYRIQDFRNTFRKILTRYVMCQREELYLHSSNGSSRNRDQIHMTIDPLI, from the exons ATGTACAATTCAATGAAAAG GTACAAGGAGCTGGTGACGGGATCCCGGGCCAGAATTATCATTGCCGTACTGTGGATCTTGTCCTTTGTCATTGGTCTCATTCCATTCCTGGGGTGGAACCGGAAAGGGACCACCTGCTGCCAGAATGTCTCTTACAGCCAGACCGGCAGTGCTGCGCAGGACAACACCAGCACCACCGCCGGCCGTGATCCGGACAGCGCAACGGACTGCCTGAAGAGCTGCAAACTCCCCTGCCTCTTTGAGAGTGTGGTAGACATGCACTACATGGTGTACTTCAACTTCTTCGGCTGCGTCCTGCCTCCTCTGTTCATCATGCTGGGCATCTACGTGAAGATCTTCACTGTGGCCCGCAAGCAGATGCACGAGATTGAGCTCAAGTGCTCGGTGAGCAGCAATGGGGACAGCCAGCATCATGGGCTGCTGCAGCGTGAGATCCGCGCTGCCAAGTCTCTTTCCATCATCGTAGGGCTGTTTGCCCTCTGCTGGCTGCCTGTGCACATCCTCAACTGCCTGACCTTATTCAAGGGCCTGTACAAGCATCCCCTCGTCATGTTCACAGCCATCATGCTGTCACACGCAAACTCGGCTGTCAACCCAGTCATCTACGCCTACCGCATCCAGGACTTCAGGAACACGTTCCGCAAGATCCTGACACGTTATGTCATGTGTCAGAGGGAGGAGCTCTACCTGCACTCCTCCAATGGGAGCAGTCGGAACAGAGACCAGATTCACATGACCATTGACCCTTTAATTTGA